The Spiroplasma corruscae DNA window TGATGAGTTGTAATAAAAAATGTTACCCCTTTTTCATTCAACTTCTTAACAACTTGAACAAAGTATTCTTGTGAAGCTATATCTAAATTTGCTGTTGGTTCATCCATAAAAACATATTTCGGTTCATTAACTAATACCCCTGCAAAAATAGCTCTTTTTTTTCAACCCGCAGATAACTCCCCTAACTTTTTATTTTTATGTTCTTCTAAATTAAAAAACTTTATTAAAAATTCTGTTTTTTCTTTTAAGGTAGTTTTTTTAATATCATAAATAGTTCCAATATACTGAATATAATCTTTTACTGTTAAACTCAAAGGAATATTATTTGAATCAGGGAAAAAAGCAAAATCTTTTAAACTTGAAGATAATAATTTTTTATTATTAT harbors:
- a CDS encoding ATP-binding cassette domain-containing protein, yielding MIEVKNLTKVYKKNKKNILNNISFKIKNGDICLFCGPNGAGKTTTIKAIFKELEFKEGEITYNNKKLLSSSLKDFAFFPDSNNIPLSLTVKDYIQYIGTIYDIKKTTLKEKTEFLIKFFNLEEHKNKKLGELSAGWKKRAIFAGVLVNEPKYVFMDEPTANLDIASQEYFVQVVKKLNEKGVTFFITTHQIEDFSKINNHLIVINEGNILYDQYINPNKQNSKDIYLEHIKNTETNNDLLEKIYTEK